The Desulfatitalea tepidiphila genome window below encodes:
- a CDS encoding TetR/AcrR family transcriptional regulator has product MGIQERKEREKERRRQQIIVAAKRVFSEKGFNKATMEDIAKEAELSPGTLYLYFKNKEELYASLSLRILQYLHIRVSHVINQTELDPLAKLAALEEVLFDVYDFDPLIIINMFHLQSSETLKNLSEELIEEIKNLSRNSIGAIAKIFKEGIDAGIFIDRHPVALSDICWSLFSGVVLWEASKKIIDERKDHLKSTLKIAFEIFDQGIIIQKK; this is encoded by the coding sequence ATGGGAATTCAAGAACGAAAGGAACGTGAAAAAGAAAGGCGGCGCCAGCAGATTATCGTGGCTGCCAAACGGGTGTTCTCGGAAAAAGGCTTTAATAAGGCCACCATGGAAGATATCGCCAAAGAGGCGGAGTTGAGTCCGGGCACCTTGTATCTCTATTTTAAAAACAAGGAGGAGCTATACGCTTCGTTGAGTCTCAGGATTTTGCAGTACCTGCATATCCGGGTGTCCCATGTGATCAACCAGACCGAATTGGACCCGTTGGCCAAGCTTGCCGCTCTGGAAGAGGTCTTGTTTGATGTCTATGATTTCGATCCACTGATCATCATCAATATGTTCCATCTGCAATCCAGTGAAACGCTTAAAAATCTATCCGAGGAACTGATCGAGGAGATCAAAAACCTTTCCCGGAACTCCATCGGTGCCATTGCTAAAATTTTTAAGGAAGGTATCGATGCCGGCATCTTTATCGATCGGCATCCTGTGGCTTTGTCCGATATCTGCTGGTCTCTTTTTTCGGGCGTTGTGTTATGGGAGGCGAGCAAAAAGATTATCGACGAAAGGAAGGATCATTTAAAGTCGACATTGAAAATAGCCTTCGAGATCTTCGATCAAGGCATCATCATTCAGAAAAAATAG
- a CDS encoding CPBP family intramembrane glutamic endopeptidase produces the protein MSAPADKNHAHHLNGDAPAPDPRPNQTSSFDKVRPGISPNLPERYIIKTSGDDRVLTCLEAPNLNVHIENGLSFSGSVAKKSPSGTIFLDGVAQCEPFMDHERKVYNLDHHEGCVRAFTLSTCEQALVMYMKGLDLQGREWNVFANEPDLDTLMAIWIILNHARIGSQDSTQRRILFALVRYEGVIDALGLELKELSALPPELMRKIQRVVDHLRSEELAIKKEGVWDKSDYLSYTVRTLHKIDQIFYKPSDFADYQGVEELARIDLTDQRICAVVEADMGIYEIEPHLNKLYSNRLGVVFLKKGAASYTVRQMDLFMPLTLDDVYDRLNFVDPAVRCRTLGNKWGGAADIGGSPRTSGTALTPLDLVQACRDAVRKPDWAKKAYRLAVTAALVGFITLIAHIVRLIWAPAQWLGKENLQLPWISPDFGFILALLIGLTISLMFVAYGRSWQYGWNLPIGKQWWLLLPAALAGGIIGGSWISKDLILSGDWMVLGAVGLVLSPLTLELLFRSLAHGLLAQDNRIQRCDSRWFLSWPIFGGAILYAAFALTFLYCCRLDMRPIALGDVAMTIVGALLLGISTGFARERSQSVWPAVLFHILAVTTQLLIIQLA, from the coding sequence ATGAGCGCTCCTGCCGACAAAAACCATGCCCACCATTTGAATGGTGACGCCCCGGCACCTGATCCCAGACCCAACCAGACCAGTTCCTTCGACAAAGTCCGGCCGGGAATATCGCCGAACCTTCCCGAGCGCTATATTATCAAAACCAGCGGCGATGACCGGGTGTTGACCTGCCTCGAAGCCCCGAACCTGAATGTGCATATCGAAAACGGTCTATCGTTTTCGGGTTCCGTGGCTAAAAAATCTCCATCAGGCACGATTTTTCTCGATGGTGTGGCCCAATGCGAGCCCTTCATGGATCACGAGCGCAAAGTCTACAACCTTGACCACCATGAGGGCTGTGTGCGAGCCTTTACCCTTTCCACCTGCGAACAGGCGCTGGTGATGTACATGAAAGGGCTGGATCTGCAAGGCCGCGAGTGGAATGTTTTCGCCAACGAGCCCGATCTGGATACCCTGATGGCCATCTGGATCATTCTCAACCACGCGCGCATCGGCAGCCAGGATAGCACCCAACGCCGCATTTTATTCGCCCTGGTGCGTTACGAGGGGGTGATCGACGCGTTGGGGCTGGAACTCAAGGAACTCAGCGCCCTCCCCCCGGAGTTGATGCGCAAAATTCAACGGGTGGTCGATCATCTGCGCAGCGAGGAGCTCGCCATCAAAAAAGAAGGTGTCTGGGACAAATCGGACTATCTCAGCTACACCGTCCGAACCCTGCACAAAATTGATCAGATCTTCTATAAACCCAGTGACTTCGCCGATTATCAAGGCGTTGAAGAGTTGGCCCGCATCGATTTGACCGACCAGCGCATCTGCGCCGTGGTCGAGGCCGATATGGGAATCTACGAAATTGAACCCCACCTGAACAAATTATACAGCAATCGGCTCGGTGTGGTTTTCCTGAAAAAGGGGGCTGCGAGCTATACGGTTCGCCAGATGGACCTGTTTATGCCGCTGACCCTCGATGATGTTTACGACCGGCTCAACTTCGTGGATCCAGCGGTGAGATGCCGCACGCTCGGCAACAAATGGGGCGGGGCGGCCGATATCGGCGGATCGCCGCGCACTTCTGGAACGGCACTGACGCCGCTGGATCTCGTTCAGGCCTGCCGCGATGCCGTGCGCAAGCCCGATTGGGCCAAAAAGGCCTATCGCCTCGCCGTCACGGCGGCATTGGTGGGTTTTATCACGCTGATCGCTCATATCGTGCGCTTGATTTGGGCTCCCGCCCAATGGTTGGGCAAGGAAAATCTCCAATTGCCGTGGATTTCACCCGATTTCGGTTTCATTCTCGCGTTGCTGATCGGTTTGACCATCAGCCTGATGTTCGTTGCGTACGGTCGTTCCTGGCAATATGGATGGAATCTGCCGATCGGCAAACAATGGTGGTTGCTGCTGCCGGCGGCACTGGCCGGCGGCATCATCGGCGGGTCATGGATCTCCAAAGATCTCATCCTATCCGGGGATTGGATGGTTTTGGGGGCAGTGGGTCTGGTGCTGTCGCCCTTAACCCTTGAACTGCTCTTCCGAAGCCTGGCCCATGGCCTATTGGCTCAAGACAACAGAATTCAACGCTGTGACTCGCGATGGTTTCTGAGCTGGCCGATTTTCGGCGGTGCCATTCTCTATGCGGCTTTTGCCCTCACCTTTCTCTACTGTTGCCGGCTCGACATGAGACCCATCGCGTTGGGAGATGTGGCCATGACCATTGTCGGCGCATTATTGTTGGGAATTTCGACCGGTTTTGCCAGAGAAAGATCCCAAAGCGTCTGGCCGGCCGTATTATTCCATATCCTGGCCGTCACTACCCAATTGCTGATCATCCAATTGGCATAA
- a CDS encoding inorganic phosphate transporter — MEIYILALALLFLFAVVDLMVGVSNDAVNFLNSSVGSRVAPRQVILVVASAGILAGVTFSSGMMEVARKGIFYPRYFMMPELIVIFLAVMLTDVVLLDLFNTFGLPTSTTVSIVFELLGAAIAVSLMKIFDSGQSLLDLAHYINTSKALAIIAGILLSVGIAFVCGVLAQFFTRLLFTFDYKKRLRRYGAVWGGLALSMITYFILIKGAKGASFFTPEMLAWIKTHTWTMLGGGFIFFALFFQLLMLTTRINILKPVVLAGTFALAMAFAANDLVNFIGVPLAALHAYVVANASAAPLTVLMAALEKPVHTHTLFLLAAGVVMVVTLWLSRKARTVTRTERSLGRQEEGLERFDSSHLSRIIVRMTMHLFEAWQRICPVRTRRWVRQRLNATGYQPEPGYDGKVPDFDLLRASVNLVVASALVAGATSMKLPLSTTYVTFMVAMGSSLADQAWGLESAVYRVTGVLAVIGGWFFTALTAFSISLVFAFAIGYLGGFAVFGLLLLAGYVLFRNLKLHGLREKALQELDLLDLKRVTDADFAVRTCFEHSGRFLEVVQDDLATCFDGVLTQDRKQLKALRRQTSNIQKWSNMIVANIFKTLRLLQREDIKKAGKYAYVVSALQEIAESLRDLILRCHVHTSNQHAGLLPEQRKDLQQVRKSVEAMLSQTAAILKSRTPFEYREVAAHYVDLKQFLEQCDHRQIERIHSGQSKTRLSILFYGINNACLKISEQTLQLLTIFDETFHMASKSQEPDR, encoded by the coding sequence ATGGAAATCTATATTCTTGCATTAGCGCTGCTTTTTTTGTTTGCGGTGGTGGATCTGATGGTCGGTGTCAGCAATGATGCCGTCAATTTCCTTAACTCTTCGGTGGGTTCACGAGTGGCCCCGCGGCAGGTGATCCTGGTGGTGGCCAGCGCGGGCATTCTGGCGGGGGTGACCTTTTCCAGCGGCATGATGGAGGTGGCGCGCAAGGGCATTTTTTACCCCCGTTATTTCATGATGCCCGAACTCATCGTCATCTTTCTGGCGGTCATGCTGACGGACGTGGTGCTTCTCGACCTCTTCAATACCTTTGGACTCCCGACCTCCACGACGGTTTCCATCGTTTTTGAACTTCTGGGAGCCGCCATCGCCGTGTCGCTGATGAAGATTTTCGACAGTGGTCAGAGCCTGCTGGATCTGGCCCATTACATCAATACGAGCAAGGCCCTGGCGATTATTGCCGGTATTTTGCTGTCAGTGGGCATTGCCTTCGTTTGCGGTGTCCTGGCCCAGTTCTTCACCCGTTTGCTCTTCACCTTTGATTATAAAAAGCGGTTAAGGCGATATGGCGCCGTATGGGGCGGTCTGGCGCTGTCGATGATCACCTATTTTATTCTGATCAAAGGGGCCAAGGGCGCCTCATTTTTCACACCGGAGATGCTGGCGTGGATCAAGACGCACACCTGGACCATGCTGGGTGGCGGCTTTATTTTCTTTGCACTGTTTTTTCAATTGCTCATGCTAACGACCCGCATCAACATTCTCAAACCGGTGGTATTGGCCGGAACATTCGCGTTGGCCATGGCGTTTGCGGCCAACGACCTGGTGAATTTTATCGGTGTTCCCCTGGCCGCCCTCCACGCGTATGTCGTTGCCAATGCCAGCGCCGCGCCTTTGACGGTGTTGATGGCTGCGCTGGAGAAGCCGGTGCACACCCATACGCTTTTTCTTTTGGCCGCCGGCGTCGTCATGGTGGTGACCTTGTGGTTGTCGCGCAAGGCGCGCACCGTGACCCGAACGGAACGCAGCCTGGGACGGCAGGAGGAGGGGCTCGAACGCTTCGATTCATCCCATCTTTCCCGGATCATCGTGCGCATGACGATGCACCTGTTCGAAGCCTGGCAAAGGATCTGTCCCGTGAGAACGCGGCGCTGGGTGCGGCAACGGCTCAACGCGACCGGCTATCAACCCGAGCCCGGATATGACGGCAAGGTGCCCGATTTTGACCTGCTGCGGGCCAGTGTCAATCTGGTGGTGGCCAGTGCCCTGGTGGCCGGGGCCACCAGCATGAAACTGCCGCTTTCGACCACCTATGTCACGTTCATGGTGGCCATGGGGTCGTCCCTGGCCGACCAGGCCTGGGGTCTGGAGAGCGCCGTATACCGGGTCACCGGGGTACTGGCGGTGATCGGCGGCTGGTTTTTTACCGCGCTTACGGCCTTCAGTATCTCTCTGGTCTTTGCGTTTGCCATCGGTTACCTCGGCGGCTTTGCCGTTTTCGGCCTGCTTCTGTTGGCCGGATATGTGTTGTTCCGCAATTTAAAGCTTCACGGCCTTCGGGAAAAGGCGCTGCAAGAGCTTGACCTGTTGGATTTGAAGCGCGTAACCGATGCGGACTTTGCCGTGCGTACCTGCTTCGAACATAGCGGCCGTTTTCTGGAGGTGGTGCAAGACGATCTGGCCACCTGCTTTGACGGCGTTCTAACCCAGGACCGCAAGCAGCTCAAAGCGCTGCGTCGTCAAACGAGCAACATCCAGAAATGGTCCAACATGATCGTTGCCAATATTTTCAAAACGTTGCGGCTGCTTCAACGGGAGGACATCAAAAAGGCCGGGAAGTATGCCTATGTCGTTTCGGCGCTTCAGGAGATTGCCGAAAGCCTGCGCGACCTGATCCTGCGTTGTCACGTTCACACCTCGAATCAGCATGCCGGTCTGCTCCCCGAACAGCGCAAGGACCTTCAGCAGGTGCGAAAGAGCGTCGAAGCCATGTTGTCCCAGACCGCCGCCATCCTCAAGTCCAGGACCCCGTTTGAATACCGTGAGGTGGCCGCCCACTATGTGGATCTCAAGCAGTTCCTGGAGCAGTGCGATCACCGTCAGATCGAACGAATTCACTCGGGTCAATCCAAAACCCGTCTAAGTATCTTGTTCTACGGCATTAACAACGCCTGCTTGAAGATCAGTGAACAGACGCTCCAATTGTTGACCATCTTCGACGAAACCTTCCACATGGCGTCCAAAAGCCAGGAACCCGATCGTTAA
- the cysK gene encoding cysteine synthase A, protein MKIYETIGATIGHTPLVRLKRIAPETSAEILVKLEYRNPLGSVKDRIADYMISEAERQGLIDDQTLIVEPTSGNTGIGLAFVCAAKGYRLCLTMPETMSAERRKLLYHLGAELVLTPGPEGMGGAIARAREIVAANANAYMPNQFENPANPMAHRETTGPEIWADTEGQVDFLVSGVGTGGTITGVSQYIKTKRKDFKAIAVEPANSPVLSGGAKGPHKIQGIGAGFVPAVLDRSLIDEVVTVGDEAAFETARRLAAEEGILCGISSGAAVWAALQVAQRSENGGKRIVVILPSTGERYISTDLFKPDT, encoded by the coding sequence ATGAAGATATATGAGACCATCGGTGCGACCATCGGCCACACGCCTCTGGTGCGCCTGAAGCGGATCGCACCGGAAACATCGGCCGAGATTCTGGTAAAATTGGAATACCGCAACCCCCTGGGCAGCGTAAAAGACCGTATTGCCGATTACATGATCTCCGAGGCCGAACGTCAGGGGCTGATCGATGATCAGACGTTGATCGTGGAGCCGACCAGCGGCAACACCGGCATCGGTTTGGCATTCGTATGCGCGGCCAAGGGCTATCGGCTGTGTCTGACCATGCCGGAAACCATGAGTGCGGAGCGCCGGAAACTGCTCTACCATTTGGGAGCCGAGCTCGTATTGACACCGGGACCGGAAGGCATGGGAGGCGCCATTGCCAGGGCGCGAGAAATTGTGGCGGCGAACGCCAACGCTTACATGCCCAACCAATTTGAAAATCCAGCCAACCCCATGGCGCATCGGGAGACCACCGGCCCAGAGATTTGGGCGGACACCGAGGGGCAAGTCGATTTCCTGGTATCTGGGGTGGGGACCGGAGGCACCATTACCGGCGTCAGTCAATACATCAAAACCAAGCGGAAGGATTTCAAAGCCATCGCCGTGGAGCCGGCCAACTCGCCGGTCCTGTCCGGTGGCGCCAAAGGTCCTCATAAGATTCAAGGTATCGGGGCGGGGTTCGTTCCCGCCGTTCTGGACCGCAGTCTCATCGATGAGGTCGTTACCGTGGGTGATGAGGCCGCCTTTGAGACCGCCCGTCGCCTGGCGGCCGAGGAAGGTATCTTGTGTGGAATCTCTTCGGGGGCGGCGGTGTGGGCGGCCCTGCAAGTGGCCCAACGTTCGGAGAATGGGGGCAAACGCATCGTCGTGATCTTGCCAAGCACCGGAGAGCGGTATATAAGTACCGATTTGTTCAAACCGGACACTTAG
- a CDS encoding Lcl domain-containing protein — MPPTLITDILTGDSDEIADLLANTSILEAFIDLARKLDAMPDISKRFYEESRSLYQATCTNLSTNLSIDQLEAILSDFFGPPVKSADKPLPRKLRKNSSVRYLGGIEKDQSLFLLPLKTGEFYGALWPWRRNKAKVEIHLGYCSDWMIDEHYQQLETLIKRSVTQSAFEKMDTNVGGQIHGIGLPSFLQMSEMEQSTFSLRITSGGQAGTLHVLEGQLIAAEHDRWTGREAAYRIIAWDEATIEIAPADASKTDEIKQPLMHVLMESLKIKDDITSPLERPPVPPPAKKKKGAGQPAGSQPQKRLVRLERAPGPKVPRKRRSFITLFAIALAVVVIAGTAAVVALHVMNTRDTADQWEQASAKADDVTSLEDRLKLLHDFLEAHPGTPHAAEIQSRIEETEQKIEEQEFEKVTLQISSLPVDDHFEEAAVELYAGFMEKYPNSSFSEQINDAISDIKKLVDQYYYEELKRAARMDLNKRLAVYKNYLERFPGGRYHRDVTVLIREMGEQHLNYLKSEDGQCEQNQRWEFCIQRYKEFIASFEGLPLADEARLAMKALTDKRDLAQLRKLGEEAGKDYQTTYRAYQDYLAANPDTTQKSVIEEELKALALKLELQRQWLSVQSYATNANNRLHDRIQRVDGYLKRNLSSPYVGEAQDLMNQLEAQRRMSQHQRQIEEQQQAEKARLQREAEQRAAQLRRVKQVQQDMERQLSGSTRYRVNGNGTVTDQTTGLTWALADSYDALGGCVDFKGAQDYLRGLRLGGYGDWRMPSANELAAIYKQKPFFPHTQAEWYWTADVYVRGYHAVADVVTTRPETYFQRIQRNQDECGAVRAVRP, encoded by the coding sequence ATGCCCCCAACACTTATTACGGACATCTTGACCGGCGACAGCGACGAGATTGCCGATCTCCTGGCGAACACGTCCATACTGGAAGCGTTCATCGACCTGGCCAGAAAACTGGACGCAATGCCGGACATCAGCAAGCGCTTCTACGAAGAATCCCGCAGCTTGTACCAGGCCACCTGCACCAACCTGTCCACCAACCTGTCCATCGATCAGCTGGAAGCGATCCTGTCTGATTTTTTCGGCCCCCCGGTGAAATCCGCCGATAAGCCCCTGCCGCGCAAACTTCGCAAAAACAGCTCGGTTCGGTACCTGGGCGGCATCGAAAAGGATCAATCCCTGTTTTTATTGCCGCTGAAAACCGGTGAATTTTACGGCGCACTGTGGCCTTGGCGCCGCAATAAAGCCAAGGTGGAGATCCATCTGGGATACTGTTCCGACTGGATGATCGACGAACATTATCAGCAATTGGAAACCCTCATCAAACGCAGTGTGACCCAAAGCGCTTTTGAAAAGATGGATACCAATGTTGGCGGGCAGATTCATGGCATCGGCCTGCCCTCTTTTCTGCAAATGTCGGAAATGGAGCAGTCCACCTTCAGCCTGCGCATCACTTCGGGCGGGCAGGCCGGCACCCTGCATGTCCTGGAAGGTCAGTTGATCGCGGCCGAGCACGACCGATGGACGGGTCGTGAGGCGGCCTATCGCATCATTGCCTGGGATGAAGCGACCATCGAAATCGCGCCCGCAGATGCATCTAAAACGGACGAGATCAAGCAGCCGTTGATGCACGTGCTCATGGAGAGCCTCAAGATCAAGGACGATATCACGTCCCCCCTGGAACGCCCCCCTGTGCCGCCGCCTGCCAAAAAGAAAAAGGGGGCCGGGCAACCCGCCGGCAGCCAGCCCCAAAAACGGTTGGTCCGTCTCGAGCGTGCACCGGGTCCCAAAGTGCCGCGCAAGCGGCGCAGTTTCATCACGTTGTTCGCCATCGCCCTGGCCGTGGTGGTCATCGCCGGCACCGCCGCGGTGGTCGCCCTCCACGTGATGAACACCCGCGACACGGCGGATCAGTGGGAGCAGGCCAGTGCGAAGGCGGACGATGTGACCTCCCTGGAGGATCGGCTCAAACTTCTTCACGATTTTCTGGAAGCCCATCCCGGCACACCCCACGCTGCAGAGATCCAGTCCCGTATCGAAGAGACCGAACAAAAAATAGAAGAACAGGAATTCGAAAAGGTCACCCTGCAGATCAGCAGCCTGCCGGTGGACGATCATTTCGAGGAGGCTGCCGTCGAATTGTATGCCGGGTTCATGGAAAAATATCCGAACAGCTCCTTTTCCGAACAAATCAACGACGCCATCTCCGATATCAAGAAACTGGTCGATCAATACTACTACGAAGAATTAAAGCGCGCCGCCCGGATGGATCTCAACAAAAGATTGGCGGTCTACAAGAACTATCTGGAACGCTTTCCGGGCGGCCGTTATCATCGGGACGTCACGGTCCTGATTCGTGAAATGGGCGAGCAGCATCTCAACTATCTCAAATCAGAAGACGGCCAATGCGAACAGAACCAACGGTGGGAGTTCTGCATCCAGCGCTATAAAGAATTCATCGCGAGCTTCGAGGGGCTGCCGCTGGCGGACGAAGCGCGGCTGGCAATGAAAGCATTGACGGACAAGCGCGATCTGGCACAATTGCGCAAACTCGGTGAAGAGGCCGGTAAAGACTATCAAACGACCTATCGGGCATACCAGGACTATCTCGCCGCAAATCCTGATACCACGCAAAAATCGGTTATCGAGGAGGAACTGAAGGCGCTGGCCCTGAAATTGGAACTTCAGCGTCAATGGCTTTCGGTCCAGAGCTACGCCACCAATGCCAACAACAGGCTCCATGATCGCATCCAAAGAGTCGATGGCTATCTGAAGCGAAACCTGTCGAGCCCCTATGTCGGCGAAGCCCAGGATCTGATGAACCAGCTGGAAGCCCAGCGCAGGATGTCACAGCATCAACGCCAGATAGAAGAACAACAACAGGCGGAAAAAGCGCGGCTCCAGCGTGAAGCGGAACAGCGGGCCGCCCAATTGCGCCGGGTCAAACAGGTGCAGCAGGATATGGAACGCCAGCTCAGCGGGTCGACGCGGTACCGGGTCAATGGAAACGGCACCGTGACCGATCAAACCACTGGATTGACCTGGGCATTGGCCGACTCCTACGATGCGCTGGGGGGTTGCGTCGATTTCAAAGGGGCGCAGGACTACCTTCGCGGCTTGCGTCTGGGAGGATATGGCGACTGGCGGATGCCGTCCGCGAACGAGCTGGCCGCCATTTATAAGCAGAAACCGTTTTTCCCGCACACGCAGGCCGAGTGGTACTGGACCGCCGATGTCTATGTTCGGGGATACCACGCCGTGGCCGATGTGGTGACCACTAGACCGGAAACCTATTTCCAGCGGATTCAGCGCAACCAGGACGAGTGCGGTGCCGTACGCGCCGTGCGCCCCTGA
- the epsC gene encoding serine O-acetyltransferase EpsC: MDKPKRSTQADHQDGDACKLEMDACKKMKARVPELAEMIISQCSDHDCYTHIEYEPIPAEAFVSDLIDKFREIIFPGYFSRGKLDPANMKYSIGQSVSVLFDMLSEQITHHVRHDCLRYDLPCSECEHSGQAKALAVLESIPRIRKMLATDVQATFDGDPAAKSHDEIIFSYPGIYAIMVHRVAHRLFELSVPLLPRIMSEHAHSLTGIDIHPGATIGPRFVIDHGTGVVIGETAEIGTNVRIYQGVTLGALSLPKDAGEKYRGKKRHPTIEDDVIIYSGSTILGGDTVIGARSVIGGNVWLTESVPPDTTVMTEHPRLIYKSAGNYAKGDAS, translated from the coding sequence ATGGATAAACCCAAACGATCCACCCAGGCGGATCACCAGGATGGAGATGCCTGCAAGCTGGAAATGGATGCCTGTAAAAAAATGAAGGCCCGCGTGCCCGAGCTGGCCGAAATGATCATTTCCCAGTGCAGCGACCATGATTGCTACACCCACATCGAATATGAACCCATCCCAGCGGAGGCCTTCGTTTCCGATTTGATCGACAAGTTTCGGGAAATCATTTTTCCGGGGTATTTTTCGCGGGGCAAGCTCGATCCGGCCAACATGAAATACAGCATCGGGCAGAGTGTATCGGTGTTGTTCGATATGTTGTCCGAGCAGATCACGCATCATGTGCGCCATGATTGTCTGCGATATGACCTGCCCTGCAGTGAATGCGAACATAGTGGTCAGGCTAAGGCGCTGGCCGTTCTGGAATCCATCCCCCGGATCCGAAAGATGCTGGCCACCGATGTGCAGGCCACCTTCGACGGCGATCCAGCCGCCAAGAGCCATGATGAGATCATCTTCAGTTATCCCGGCATTTACGCCATCATGGTGCACCGGGTGGCCCACCGTCTTTTCGAGCTGTCGGTTCCTCTGTTGCCCCGCATCATGAGCGAACACGCTCACAGCTTGACCGGCATCGATATTCATCCGGGAGCCACCATCGGCCCGCGTTTCGTGATCGACCACGGCACCGGGGTGGTCATTGGTGAAACGGCCGAGATCGGCACCAACGTGAGGATCTACCAGGGCGTCACCCTGGGGGCGCTGAGCCTGCCCAAAGATGCCGGGGAGAAGTATCGCGGCAAAAAGCGCCACCCCACGATCGAAGATGATGTGATCATCTATTCGGGCAGCACGATCCTGGGGGGGGATACGGTGATCGGCGCGCGTTCGGTGATCGGCGGCAACGTGTGGCTGACCGAATCGGTGCCGCCCGATACCACCGTGATGACGGAACACCCGCGCCTGATCTACAAATCGGCCGGCAATTATGCCAAAGGAGATGCATCATGA
- a CDS encoding cytochrome c3 family protein, producing MQKITLALATGLMVLILIWGPAVSAEEEMCVPMGEITLSPLTDEPERSAVAFPHAVHFSFSCQQCHHKWDLETPITSCGTSGCHDLAELPKDDQGRVTADAEQKIRYYKNAFHSSCIGCHKEIKKENLKAEAMQLAGAVIKPTGPTGCIQCHPAE from the coding sequence ATGCAAAAAATCACATTGGCCTTAGCGACAGGATTGATGGTATTGATATTGATCTGGGGACCGGCTGTATCGGCTGAAGAGGAAATGTGTGTGCCCATGGGAGAGATCACCCTGTCTCCCCTGACCGATGAGCCGGAACGCTCTGCGGTGGCCTTTCCACATGCCGTCCATTTCAGCTTCAGTTGCCAGCAATGCCACCACAAATGGGATCTTGAAACCCCCATTACCAGTTGCGGCACCTCGGGATGCCATGACCTTGCGGAACTTCCCAAGGATGATCAGGGGCGTGTCACCGCGGATGCCGAACAGAAGATTCGTTATTACAAAAACGCCTTTCACAGCAGTTGCATCGGCTGCCACAAAGAGATTAAAAAAGAGAACCTCAAGGCCGAGGCCATGCAGTTGGCCGGCGCCGTCATCAAACCCACCGGCCCCACCGGTTGTATCCAATGCCATCCCGCGGAGTAA
- a CDS encoding NAD(P)/FAD-dependent oxidoreductase — protein sequence MNAKLHYDVVILGTGPAGLQAAIHASRKKVSVLVLGKENKSSMYHAHIENFCCIFNVAGNEILSTGRKQAAGFGAEFSEADVLSIQQHADGFELETEDGAKIETHALIIATGTQRNRLGAKGEKEFLGKGVSYCVDCDGNFYRGEDVAVIGNESAAVDGALALTDIAKEVHLICDRLDVSDALQKRLESSSIRIHLGATVKAIEGDQAVKSVQLQDGRTIPVGGVFIELGAKGLIQLATNLGIMLDDEMRYLQTDKQQATNIPGIYAAGDVCGPPWQIAKAVGEGCVAGINAATFARKKST from the coding sequence ATGAACGCCAAACTCCATTATGACGTCGTTATCCTGGGCACCGGACCGGCCGGCCTTCAGGCAGCCATTCATGCCTCGCGCAAAAAAGTCTCGGTGCTCGTTTTGGGCAAGGAGAATAAAAGCAGCATGTATCACGCCCACATTGAAAACTTCTGCTGCATCTTCAATGTGGCTGGAAATGAAATCCTCAGCACCGGGCGCAAGCAAGCGGCCGGTTTCGGCGCCGAATTCTCGGAGGCGGATGTGCTGTCGATCCAACAGCACGCCGACGGTTTTGAACTTGAAACCGAAGATGGCGCCAAAATCGAAACCCATGCCTTGATTATCGCCACCGGCACCCAAAGAAACCGACTGGGCGCCAAAGGCGAAAAAGAATTCCTGGGCAAGGGCGTCAGCTATTGCGTCGATTGCGACGGCAACTTCTACCGGGGCGAAGATGTCGCGGTGATTGGCAATGAGAGCGCTGCCGTGGACGGGGCCCTCGCGCTGACCGACATCGCCAAAGAAGTGCACCTGATCTGCGACCGGCTCGATGTATCGGATGCCCTGCAAAAACGCCTCGAAAGCAGTTCGATCAGGATCCACCTGGGCGCAACGGTAAAGGCCATCGAAGGCGATCAAGCGGTCAAAAGCGTCCAACTCCAGGACGGCCGCACCATTCCGGTGGGCGGCGTCTTCATCGAATTGGGGGCCAAGGGCTTGATTCAACTGGCCACCAACCTGGGTATCATGCTCGACGATGAGATGCGCTATTTACAGACCGACAAACAGCAGGCCACCAACATCCCCGGCATCTACGCGGCGGGTGATGTGTGCGGACCGCCGTGGCAAATCGCCAAGGCGGTGGGAGAAGGGTGCGTGGCAGGAATCAACGCGGCGACCTTTGCCAGAAAAAAGAGCACATAG